From a single Vicugna pacos chromosome 4, VicPac4, whole genome shotgun sequence genomic region:
- the LOC116280223 gene encoding uncharacterized protein, whose protein sequence is MTLFGNSLREAESETSPPSKTAAAQTNFIDSEVPVTSDSLQHFPRLRGKVDDLIIRPSLIAPVSQRSLVEFLGASLTLCGYRKRGLTAGPREEAGSGTAGGKAGKGPDPHSPVSAPRCRGAGGPDAGNFTSRRAGTPDVGCWSEKRGAKRGPAELSPGESFHRRLSAVPTLRSQTAAYTGASHSPTRRRPRRCRRHRRRRRRGHRDRNRSPAPAALATPPGPAPASATAPEPTSRRGHFLRRALLLVKFYPMSPRSPSANRSAPVERSLGVVGMADASSAIFHEGGTSHCCSTAISSWDTVEMYYMLELRIY, encoded by the exons atgaccttatttggaaacag cCTAAGAGAAGCAGAATCTGAAACCAGCCCACCTTCCAAAACAGCAGCTGCCCAGACCAACTTTATTGACAGTGAAGTGCCTGTAACATCAGACAGTTTACAACACTTTCCAAGACTCAGAGGTAAAGTTGATGATCTCATTATCAGACCATCTCTCATAGCTCCAGTTTCTCAG AGAAGCCTGGTGGAGTTCCTCGGGGCCAGTCTGACCCTGTGTGGATACCGCAAACGC GGTCTCACGGCGGGTCCCCGGGAAGAAGCCGGCTCGGGGACTGCGGGCGGGAAAGCGGGAAAGGGGCCCGATCCCCATTCCCCTGTGTCTGCACCGCGCTGCCGGGGAGCAGGGGGCCCGGATGCAGGCAACTTCACTAGTCGCCGGGCTGGAACACCCGATGTCGGCTGTTGGTCAGAGAAGAGAGGGGCAAAGAGAGGACCAGCCGAGCTGAGCCCAGGGGAGAGCTTCCACCGCCGCCTCAGCGCGGTCCCGACACTCCGATCCCAAACAGCCGCCTACACCGGGGCTTCTCACTCACCCactcgccgccgcccgcgccgctgccgccgccaccgccgccgccgccgccgggggcACAGGGACCGCAaccgcagccccgcccccgcggcTCTAGCCACGCCCCCGGGCCCGGCCCCAGCGAGCGCCACCGCCCCCGAACCCACTTCTCGCCGCGGTCATTTCCTTCGTCGTGCGCTTcttctggttaaattttatcccaTGTCTCCTCGTTCACCCTCAGCAAATA GATCCGCCCCCGTAGAAAGGAGCCTGGGGGTAGTAGGGATGGCTGACGCATCAAGCGCCATCTTTCACGAGGGCGGAACTAGTCACTGTTGCAGCACCGCCATTTCTTCGTGGGACACCGTAG AAATGTATTATATGCTGGAGCTGAGGATTTATTGA